From Watersipora subatra chromosome 2, tzWatSuba1.1, whole genome shotgun sequence, one genomic window encodes:
- the LOC137388923 gene encoding protein mago nashi homolog 2 — translation MSVSADFYLRYYVGHKGKFGHEFLEFEFRPDGKLRYANNSNYKNDTMIRKEAFVHKAVLEELKRVIEDSEIMQEDDNVWPSPDRVGRQELEIVIGDEHISFTTSKIGSLVDVNQSKDPEGLRTFYYLVQDLKCFVFSLIGLHFKIKPI, via the exons ATGTCTGTTTCAGCGGATTTTTACCTCAGGTATTATGTGGGCCATAAAGGAAAGTTTGGACACGAATTTTTGGAGTTTGAATTTCGTCCTGATGGTAAATTGAGGTATGCTAACAACTCAAATTACAAGAATGACACAATGATCAGAAAAGAGGCCTTCGTTCATAAGGCCGTTCTGGAAGAATTAAAACGGGTGATTGAAGATTCAGAAATTATGCAAGAAGACGATAACGTGTGGCCATCTCCAGACAGAGTTGGACGCCAAGAACTTGAAATCGTTATTG GGGATGAGCATATTTCCTTCACCACCTCCAAGATTGGATCATTGGTGGATGTAAACCAGAGCAAGGATCCAGAAGGACTCCGTACATTTTACTACCTTGTACAAGATCTCAAGTGTTTTGTCTTCTCTCTCATTGGACTTCACTTCAAAATCAAACCTATCTAA